DNA sequence from the Pedobacter sp. W3I1 genome:
TGAAATAAATTCAGGGTGACGATCGTGTTAAGAACAATCGATAAGATAAATTATTTCTTCAACAATGTGTCAATCTCCGTATTAAATTCTTTCACAAATTCATCATAAAATTTGCCGGTGGCCGGGCCATTAAAACCAGTATGGATTTGTGCTACATTACCCTGTTTATCGATGATTATTGTGGTTGGGAACGATAAAAAAGAATCGAGTGCAGGCAACGATTCAGATACCACTTGTTTATCGGCAGTGCCTGCAATAACCTGGTCGTATTCAATTCCAAAACGTTCGCGGAAACGTGTCATCACCTTTTTTGCGTATTCAGGTTCGGTGGAGCGCTCGTAATGCAACGCAATAATTTCTACTCCACGTTTCTTGTTTTCTTTATACCAGGGCGCTATAAAAGTAGCTTCGTCAACACAATTTGGGCACCAGCTTCCGGTGATGGTTAAAATCACCACCTTGTTTTTGTACTTTTCATCCTTTAACGAAATCTTTTTGCCGTTGATATCAGGAAAGCTAAAATCAAGTGTTTTGTATCCTTTTTTGAGGTAGGTGAGTTTATAGGGATCGGGTAGGGCAGCATCTTTATTTTTAGTTCCCGTAAAAGGCTGACTGCCCCTTGCGCCTAAAATTTCACCCCTTAACGAGCCATCTGCCTGGAAAGTTCCTTTGTAATAGGCAGGAGAGGAGCCAATAAAGCTCGAAAGTTGGAATTCATTTCCTTCTACAACACCTTCCAGATAGCGCGAATCGCCGGTTACGCGGAGAAAAGTACCCGTAAGTTTGTTCCCCGTCTGCTTAAATAAACCGACTGTTTTTTCTTCTTTGCCATTTGGCGATGTAAAAACCACATCATAACTACCAGAATAGTCTGCTGTTGCAGGTTTATCTGTTTTAAAACGGTAATTTTTTCGTTCAGCAATAATGACCAAAGGTTTGCCTGCTTTATCTTGTTTTCTTAAAACACCCGTTAATTGGTCACCATCTATAGCAAATGCGAGTTCGTTATCAAACTGATCCAGTTTTACGAAAAGTGAATCGGATGTTTGTTTTACAAGGCCACCTTCGAAACGCTCTTCAGCATTGCGGAAATATAATTTCTGCTGACCGCTTTTTTCGCTGATCTCGAAGTTGAAAGGAATTTCTAATCCTTCCTTTACTTTAGCTATTCCACGCCAGTTGCCGAGGGCAACAAATGCTTTTTGTTTTTTCCCTTGAAGCTTTGCCGCCTGGTTATTTGCTAATGCAACATGTTCCTGAGCGTAGGTAAAAGTTATTGATATGGCCAATATGGCTGTTAAAATGGATTTTAATTTCATTGGGATGTGTATTTGTCGACTAAACTAGTAGACAAAGATATGGATGTAATTGCCAAAGAAAAAATATTTCAATAAAATTCTATAAAAACTATAGGATAAATGGAATAAGTTATACCTTTGCCCCAGTTATTTTAAAATACTTATCAAGAAAGGCGGAGGGAATGGCCCTGTGAAGCCTTAGCAACCATCTAATTTTTAGAAATGGTGCTAATTCCATCTCAGATGAATCTGGGGTAGTTAAGTCAGTTGTTTG
Encoded proteins:
- a CDS encoding peroxiredoxin, with protein sequence MKLKSILTAILAISITFTYAQEHVALANNQAAKLQGKKQKAFVALGNWRGIAKVKEGLEIPFNFEISEKSGQQKLYFRNAEERFEGGLVKQTSDSLFVKLDQFDNELAFAIDGDQLTGVLRKQDKAGKPLVIIAERKNYRFKTDKPATADYSGSYDVVFTSPNGKEEKTVGLFKQTGNKLTGTFLRVTGDSRYLEGVVEGNEFQLSSFIGSSPAYYKGTFQADGSLRGEILGARGSQPFTGTKNKDAALPDPYKLTYLKKGYKTLDFSFPDINGKKISLKDEKYKNKVVILTITGSWCPNCVDEATFIAPWYKENKKRGVEIIALHYERSTEPEYAKKVMTRFRERFGIEYDQVIAGTADKQVVSESLPALDSFLSFPTTIIIDKQGNVAQIHTGFNGPATGKFYDEFVKEFNTEIDTLLKK